Proteins encoded by one window of Puntigrus tetrazona isolate hp1 chromosome 25, ASM1883169v1, whole genome shotgun sequence:
- the LOC122330562 gene encoding mucin-2-like isoform X1 — translation MEWRTSTVCVLLLTLIGVQVDSKTVYPSNHVSNICSMWGNFHFKTFDGDVYQFPGTCEYNLVSDCQSLIRQFSVHVKRTEHSTGPKISRVAVTINDVGIELTEQQVAVNGEKVTLPVHVAGILVEENTIYTRLYSKMGISVMWNKEDAVMVELDPKYSNRTCGLCGDFNGVPVYSEFIESGRRVGYAEFGNKHRVPNPTHSCEDPFENDNEQNVVDKCEKFRADCADLLQDEKWSSCSWVLNTEPYIEACMNDICSSQPEDDDTNISALCATLSEYSRQCSHAGGNPPTWRTANFCAIKCPYNMVHSESGSPCMDTCSHKDTNALCEEHNIDGCFCPPGTVFDDISNTGCIPAEKCQCKHDRVYNTGEILRKDEEECICKEGTWICTSIPGPGLCSVEEGSHFTTFDGKEFTFHGDCNYVLSKDCKESKFIILGLIVPCFTHQTDTCLKSVVVLFDNDMKNPLIIKADGTVKHNAEISLPYMTTDFTVFMPSSFHILLQTTFGLQVQVQLVPLMQVYITLDQSFQDKTCGICGNFNKVLSDDLKTPQGVVEGTPVSFANAWKAQSNCPDRTERLDDPCSYSSDSEHFAEHWCSKMKDKESLFAKCHTTVNPDSFYKRCKYSSCTCEKSEDCLCTVFSSYAQACASKGIILQGWRDIVCKKYTENCPASQNYSYELQSCQRTCLSLASERQSCSLNFVPVDGCACPEGLYQDENGLCVPMEKCPCYHNGQKIHPGKSVTIRDEHCVCMNGKLLCRSWRTQILGCSSPKVFFNCSTAAPDEHGLECAKTCLQQEVDCFSVDCQSGCQCPFGLLDDGRGHCVKPDNCPCKHDGQYYAPGAEISIDCNKCTCQKGKWKCTHNKCPGICTIYGSGHYRTFDQQRFGFRGDCSYIAVQNKCGNKTGKFHVITENMPCGTTGTTCSKAVKIFLGRTLLQLSDGNVIANDTGIGPQIKYTERNVGMYLVIDANIGLTILWDRKTTVRIILQPQHMGDVCGLCGNFNGNGKDDFTTQGNLPTSNVLEFVDSWKVLSNCPDAKPDFNPCLETPNRETWAKIQCSIIKDTDGPFKYCHDKVDPNPYYENCVKDSCACDTGGDCECFCTAVAAYAQACNEANVCVNWRTPEICPVYCDYYNNGTDDCTWHYNPCLTPCYKTCLNPDGICSDNSLPHLEGCYPKCPEDKPIFDEENQICVEECALTTTPEPPISTTPTPTTSTTPTTTPESTTSSTPTPTTTKTPTTTTTESTTSSTPTPTTSTTPTTTPESTTSSTPTPTTTTTPTTTTTESTTSSTPTPTTTTTPTTTTPESTTSSTPTPTTSTTPTTTPESTTSSTPTPTTTTTPTTTTTESTTSSTPTPTTTTTPTTTTPEPITSSTSTVTPTPCIICWWSDWFNVHNPAVGGDDLETYENIAGSGNEICEEPVDIECRAVGQPGMSFEDYINHSKQVAHCNVSYGLLCKKEQQNYRPYKCVDYEIRVYCCFPCSSTTSSTPTPTTTTKPTTTTTETTTSSTPTSTTTTKPTTTTPESTTSSGLTPTTTTTPTTTTTTTETTTSSTPTPTTPESTSSPTPTTSSTPTPTTTTTPTTTTIETTPSSTPTPTASTTSTTTTESTTSSTPTPTTTTKPTTTTPESTTSSTPTPTTTTTPESTTSSTPTPTPTTTTTMPTTTTPESTTSSTPTPTTTTTPESTTSSTPTPTTTTKPTTTTPESTTSSTPTPTTTTTPTTTPESTTSSTPTPTPTTTTTETTTSSTPTPTTTTTPTTTTPEPITSSTSTVTPTPCIICWWSDWFNVHNPAVGGDDLETYENIAGSGNEICEEPVDIECRAVGQPGMSFEDYINHSKQVAHCNVSYGLLCKKEQQNYRPYKCVDYEIRVYCCFPCSSTTSSTTTPTTTPISESISSSTRTPTTTTKSTTTTPESTTSPTPTTSSTPTSTTTTTPTTTATETTTSSTPTPTTTTMSTTTTEPPISSTPTPTTTTKPTTTTSEPPISTTPTTTASTTSTTTPESTTSSTPTPTTTTMPTTTTPEPPISTTPTPTASTTSTTTPESTTSSTPTPTTTTTPESTTSSTPLPTTTTTPEPPISTTPTPTTSTTSTTTPESTTSSTPTPTTTTTPTTTTTTETTTSSTPTPTTTTMPTTTTPEPPISTTPTPTTSTTSTTTPESTTSSTPTPTTTTKPTTTTTPEPPISTTPTPTTSTTSTTTPESTTSSTPTPTTTTKPTTTTTPEPPISTTPTPTTSTTPTTTPESTTSSTTTPTTTTKPTTTTTPEPPISTTPTPTTSTTSFTTTESTTSSTPTPTTTTKPTTTTTPEPPISTTPTPTTSTTPTTTTPESTTSSTPTPPTTTTPTTTTPESTTSSTPTPTTTTMPTTTTPEPPISTTPTPTSSTTSTTTPESTTSPTPTPTTTTTPTTTTTETTTSSTPTTTTTTMPTTTTPESTTSSTPTPTTTTTPTTTTTETTTSSTPTTTTTTMPTTTTPESTTSSTPTPTTTTKPTTTTPEPKIPSTSTPTTSTTSTTTTPVPTTTTTPIPTTTPFSVATGSTKTITSGPQVIETTTSGVPTPTPTPRYDCPEWDKNVNETFYLCDCLMARCIEDNKIEIIPFECPPIQNITCENGKKPVLVYDEYGCCQYYACDCFCEGWGDPHYITFDGHFYSYQGNCTYVLMEEIKPHFYLKIYIDSVYCDPIEHVSCPRSIIVSYNHLVITLTNHNLIGGAELEAFANNIKIQQLPYTRNGVRIVSSGLDLILSIPILGVNITFGATGFGVNLPFQLFGNNTQGHCGTCNNNKADDCMIPGGILVDDCAVMADYWPASGVNGEICTPPTALPTAGGNKPTSKPCQVQPECNLLDSEVFKACHSHLSPQNFIFACEYDSCHMSNPGVVCTSLQTYARACSQLGVCIHWRNYTNLCNIECPEDKVFNPCGPAEPPTCADISGQNTIKVPTEGCFCPEGSLLFNKDSGVCVNKCGCLDASGTPREFDEIFEYNCEECICDKTSKSVICKPKKCPDVIPVSCTEPGFVLVNVTDPSDPCCNKQACHCNANMCPPVKTKCAVGYEPIPEVPEGKCCQEIKCEPKKVCVHKNVEYEPGTKVPIVDCQECSCTWDVDPKTQFFKIKCEFVQCNEKCDPGYEYIETNANDCCGKCVQTHCIINIDGVDHILKEGESLPTTNLGCDRTTCSKVNGQFITNKYTVRCPPFNVSNCQPGTVQLSSDGCCPVCVDQMKGCQVQTVRDYINHNDCQSEKKMDLTFCGGDCNSFSRYTEPGLSTCTCCQAVRASNRTVKLGCVNEQEVTYTYIHVEECACSRTNCQRAGLGHALIENSKRKRSLSLP, via the exons ATGGAGTGGAGAACATCTACAGTCTGCGTACTGCTTCTGACGCTTATCGGTGTTCAGGTTGATTCAAAGACGG TCTATCCCAGCAACCACGTCAGCAACATCTGTAGCATGTGGGGAAACTTCCACTTCAAGACGTTCGATGGAGACGTGTATCAGTTCCCAGGCACATGCGAGTATAACCTGGTTTCAGACTGCCAAAGCCTCATTCGCCAGTTCTCCGTTCACGTGAAGAGAACGGAACACAGCACTGGCCCAAAGATCAGCAGAGTCGCTGTTACCATCAATGACGTTGGCATTGAGTTGACCGAGCAACAGGTCGCAGTCAATGGAGAAAA AGTAACGCTGCCCGTGCACGTCGCAGGAATCCTTGTAGAAGAGAACACAATTTACACCAGACTCTATTCCAAAATGGGCATCAGTGTCATGTGGAACAAAGAGGATGCCGTTATG GTTGAACTAGACCCCAAATATTCCAACCGGACTTGTGGACTTTGTGGCGATTTCAATGGAGTTCCAGTTTATAGTGAGTTCATTGAATCTG GACGGAGGGTTGGCTACGCTGAGTTTGGCAATAAGCACAGAGTTCCCAACCCAACACACAGCTGTGAAGATCCTTTTGAAAACGACAATGAACAAAATGTGGTGGACAAGTGTGAAAAATTT CGGGCAGATTGTGCAGACCTTTTGCAGGATGAAAAGTGGTCTTCTTGTAGCTGGGTTTTGAACACAGAGCCATATATCGAGGCCTGTATGAATGATATTTGCTCAAGCCAACCTGAAGATGATGACACCAACATCTCTGCGCTCTGTGCCACTTTATCTGAATATTCACGTCAGTGCTCCCACGCTGGGGGAAATCCACCGACCTGGAGAACAGCAAACTTCTGTG CCATCAAGTGCCCCTACAATATGGTGCATTCTGAAAGCGGCTCCCCCTGCATGGACACATGctcacacaaagacacaaacgCACTGTGTGAGGAACACAACATCGATGGCTGCTTCTGCCCACCAG GAACTGTGTTTGATGACATCTCCAACACGGGCTGCATCCCAGCTGAAAAGTGTCAGTGTAAGCATGACCGCGTCTACAACACAGGAGAGATCCTACGCAAAGATGAGGAAGAATG TATATGTAAGGAGGGAACCTGGATCTGTACGAGTATTCCTGGCCCTGGCCTGTGCTCAGTAGAGGAAGGATCTCACTTCACCACCTTTGATGGGAAAGAATTCACTTTCCATGGAGACTGCAACTATGTGCTCTCAAAA gACTGCAAGGAGTCCAAGTTCATCATACTGGGTCTGATTGTTCCTTGTTTTACTCATCAAACTGACACCTGTTTAAAATCTGTTGTGGTGCTGTTTGACAACGACATGAAAAAT cctCTGATTATTAAAGCTGACGGGACAGTGAAACACAATGCTGAAATTTCACTTCCATACATGACAA ctGACTTCACGGTGTTCATGCCCTCATCGTTTCACATCCTGCTTCAGACCACCTTTGGTCTGCAGGTGCAGGTACAGCTGGTGCCTCTTATGCAGGTCTACATCACTTTGGACCAGAGCTTCCAGGACAAGACTTGTG GCATCTGTGGAAATTTTAACAAAGTGTTGTCAGATGATCTGAAGACCCCTCAGGGAGTGGTTGAAGGTACACCGGTTTCCTTCGCAAATGCCTGGAAGGCCCAGTCCAACTGCCCCGACCGTACTGAGAGACTGGACGACCCCTGTTCCTACAGCAGTGACAGCG aGCACTTTGCCGAGCACTGGTGTTCCAAGATGAAGGACAAGGAGAGCCTCTTTGCCAAATGTCACACCACTGTCAATCCAGACAGCTTCTACAAA AGATGCAAATACTCCAGCTGTACCTGTGAGAAGAGCGAGGACTGTCTGTGTACAGTCTTCTCATCATACGCTCAGGCCTGTGCCTCTAAAGGAATAATCCTCCAAGGCTGGAGAGACATTGTGTGCA AGAAGTATACAGAGAATTGCCCGGCCTCGCAGAACTACTCCTATGAGCTGCAGAGCTGTCAGCGTACCTGTCTGTCTCTCGCCTCGGAGCGGCAAAGCTGCAGCCTCAACTTTGTGCCCGTTGATGGATGCGCATGTCCAGAGGGACTCTACCAGGATGAGAATGGACTGTGTGTGCCTATGGAAAAATGCCCATGTTACCACAATGGACAGAAAATTCATCCCGGCAAGTCTGTCACCATTAGGGATGAACACTG TGTTTGCATGAATGGAAAACTTCTTTGTCGTTCCTGGAGAACTCAGATTTTGG GATGTTCCTCTCCCAAAGTTTTCTTCAACTGCAGTACAGCAGCACCAGACGAACATGGATTGGAGTGTGCAAAGACTTGTTTGCAACAGGAGGTTGACTGT TTCTCAGTGGACTGTCAGTCTGGCTGCCAGTGTCCTTTTGGTCTATTGGATGATGGCAGAGGACACTGTGTTAAACCGGACAACTGTCCGTGTAAACATGATGGACAGTATTATGCACCAGGAGCTGAGATTTCCATAGACTGCAATAAATG CACTTGCCAAAAGGGAAAATGGAAATGCACACATAATAAGTGTCCGGGCATATGCACCATTTATGGAAGTGGACATTATAGAACTTTTGATCAACAAAGATTCGGCTTCAGGGGAGACTGCAGTTATATTGCTGTTCAG AACAAGTGTGGAAATAAAACTGGCAAATTTCACGTGATCACTGAGAATATGCCTTGTGGAACAACGGGAACCACGTGTTCAAAGGCTGTCAAGATATTTTTGGGG aggACCCTGCTGCAGCTTTCTGATGGAAATGTGATAGCCAATGATACTGGAATTGGTCCACAGATCAAGTACACTGAAAGAAATGTTGGGATGTACCTTGTCATCGATGCTAACATTGGCCTGACGATTTTGTGGGACCGCAAAACCACCGTCCGCATCATTTTGCAACCTCAACACATG GGAGACGTTTGTGGTCTGTGTGGAAATTTcaatggaaatggaaaagatGACTTTACCACTCAGGGAAATTTGCCAACCTCGAATGTTCTGGAGTTTGTGGACAGCTGGAAAGTATTAAGCAATTGCCCGGATGCAAAACCAGACTTCAACCCATGCCTTGAGACCCCCAATCGCGAGACATGGGCAAAAATACAATGTAGCATCATCAAGGACACAGATGGTCCATTCAAATACTGCCATGACAAG GTGGATCCAAACCCATATTATGAGAACTGTGTAAAGGACTCATGTGCATGTGACACAGGTGGAGATTGTGAGTGCTTCTGTACAGCTGTTGCAGCTTATGCTCAAGCCTGCAATGAGGCAAATGTTTGTGTGAACTGGAGAACCCCTGAAATCTGCC CTGTGTACTGTGACTATTACAATAATGGAACGGATGATTGCACATGGCATTACAATCCTTGCCTTACACCTTGCTACAAAACCTGTCTTAACCCTGATGGTATCTGCAGTGATAACAGTTTACCCCACCTGGAAG GATGTTATCCAAAATGTCCAGAGGATAAGCCtatttttgatgaagaaaaCCAGATCTGTGTGGAGGAATGTGCACTGACAACAACACCAGAACCTCCAATATCAACTACCCCTACACCAACAACTTCTACAACACCTACTACAACACCAGAATCTACGACATCATCTACCCCTACACCAACAACTACAAAAAcacctactacaacaacaacagaaagtaccACATCATCTACCCCTACACCAACAACTTCTACAACACCTACTACAACACCAGAATCTACGACATCATCTACCCCTACACCAACAACTACAACAAcacctactacaacaacaacagaaagtaccACATCATCTACCCCTACACCAACAACTACAACAACCCCTACTACAACAACACCAGAAAGTACCACATCATCTACCCCTACACCGACAACTTCTACAACACCTACTACAACACCAGAATCTACGACATCATCTACCCCTACACCAACAACTACAACAAcacctactacaacaacaacagaaagtaccACATCATCTACCCCTACACCAACAACTACAACAACCCCTACTACAACAACACCAGAACCTATCACATCATCAACATCAACTGTGACTCCAACACCATGCATAATATGTTGGTGGTCTGACTGGTTTAATGTGCATAATCCTGCAGTAGGAGGAGATGACTTGGAGACTTATGAAAACATTGCAGGAAGTGGAAATGAGATCTGTGAAGAGCCAGTAGATATTGAATGTAGGGCTGTGGGCCAACCTGGCATGAGCTTTGAAGATTatattaatcattcaaaacaaGTTGCCCATTGCAATGTTTCATATGGACTGTTGTGTAAGAAAGAGCAACAGAATTACCGCCCTTACAAATGTGTTGACTATGAAATACGTGTTTACTGTTGTTTCCCTTGTTCAAGTACCACATCATCTACCCCTACACCGACAACTACCACAAAGCCTACTACGACAACAACAGAAACCACCACATCATCTACTCCTACATCGACAACTACCACAAAGCCTACTACGACAACACCAGAATCTACCACATCATCTGGCCTTACACCAACAACTACAACAACgcctactacaacaacaacaacaacagaaactaCCACATCCTCTACCCCTACACCAACAACACCAGAATCTACCTCATCACCTACACCTACTACATCATCTACCCCTACACCAACAACTACCACAACGCCTACCACAACAACAATTGAAACTACCCCATCCTCTACTCCTACACCAACAGCTTCTACAACATCAACTACAACAACAGAATCTACCACATCATCTACCCCTACACCAACAACTACCACAAAGCCTACTACGACAACACCAGAATCTACCACATCATCTACCCCTACACCAACAACTACTACAACACCAGAATCTACCACATCATCTACCCCTACACCAAcacctactacaacaacaacaatgccTACTACTACAACACCAGAATCTACCACATCATCTACCCCTACACCAACAACTACTACAACACCAGAATCTACCACATCCTCTACCCCTACACCAACAACTACCACAAAGCCTACTACGACAACACCAGAATCTACCACATCATCTACCCCTACACCAACAACTACAACAACACCTACTACAACACCAGAATCTACCACATCATCTACCCCTACACCAAcacctactacaacaacaacagaaactaCCACATCCTCTACCCCTACACCAACAACTACAACAACCCCTACTACAACAACACCAGAACCTATCACATCATCAACATCAACTGTGACTCCAACACCATGCATAATATGTTGGTGGTCTGACTGGTTTAATGTGCATAATCCTGCAGTAGGAGGAGATGACTTGGAGACTTATGAAAATATTGCAGGAAGTGGAAATGAAATCTGTGAAGAGCCAGTAGATATTGAATGTAGGGCTGTGGGCCAACCTGGCATGAGCTTTGAAGATTatattaatcattcaaaacaaGTTGCCCATTGCAATGTTTCATATGGATTGTTGTGTAAGAAAGAGCAACAGAATTACCGCCCTTACAAATGTGTTGACTATGAAATACGTGTTTACTGTTGTTTCCCTTGTTCAAGTACCACGTCATCTACCACTACACCTACAACAACACCAATATCAGAATCTATCTCATCATCTACCCGTACACCAACAACTACAACAAAGTCTACTACAACAACACCAGAATCTACCACATCACCTACACCTACTACATCATCTACCCCTACATCGACAACTACCACAACACCTACTACAACAGCAACAGAAACTACCACATCCTCTACCCCTACACCAACAACTACAACAATGTCTACTACAACAACAGAACCTCCAATATCATCTACCCCTACACCAACAACTACCACAAAGCCTACTACGACAACATCAGAACCTCCAATATCAACTACCCCTACAACTACAGCTTCTACAACATCTACTACAACACCAGAATCTACCACGTCATCTACCCCTACACCTACAACTACAACAATGcctacaacaacaacaccagAACCTCCAATATCAACTACCCCTACACCAACAGCTTCTACAACATCAACTACAACACCAGAATCTACCACATCATCTACCCCtacaccaacaacaacaacaacaccagaATCTACCACATCATCTACCCCTttaccaacaacaacaacaacaccagaACCTCCAATATCAACTACCCCTACACCAACAACTTCTACAACATCTACTACAACACCAGAATCTACCACATCATCTACCCCTACACCAACAACTACAACAAcacctactacaacaacaacaacagaaactaCCACATCCTCTACCCCTACACCAACAACTACAACAATGcctacaacaacaacaccagAACCTCCAATATCAACTACCCCTACACCGACAACTTCTacaacatctacaacaacaccAGAATCTACCACATCATCTACCCCTACACCAACAACTACCACAAAgcctactacaacaacaacaccagAACCTCCAATATCAACTACCCCTACACCGACAACTTCTACAACATCTACTACAACACCAGAATCTACCACATCATCTACCCCTACACCAACAACTACCACAAAgcctactacaacaacaacaccagAACCTCCAATATCAACTACCCCTACACCAACAACTTCTACAACACCTACTACAACACCAGAATCTACCACATCATCTACCACTACACCAACAACTACCACAAAgcctactacaacaacaacaccagAACCTCCAATATCAACTACCCCTACACCAACAACTTCTACAACATCATTTACAACAACAGAATCTACCACATCATCTACCCCTACACCAACAACTACCACAAAgcctactacaacaacaacaccagAACCTCCAATATCAACTACCCCTACACCAACAACTTCTACAACACCTACTACAACAACACCAGAATCTACCACATCCTCTACCCCTACACCACCAACTACAACAACACCTACTACAACAACACCAGAATCTACCACATCCTCTACCCCTACACCAACAACTACAACAATGcctacaacaacaacaccagAACCTCCAATATCAACTACCCCTACACCAACATCTTCTACAACATCTACTACAACACCAGAATCTACCACATCACCTACCCCTACACCAACAACGACAACAAcacctactacaacaacaacagaaactaCCACATCCTCTACCCCTacaacaacaactacaacaatgcctacaacaacaacaccagAATCTACCACGTCATCTACCCCTACACCAACAACGACAACAAcacctactacaacaacaacagaaactaCCACATCCTCTACCCCTacaacaacaactacaacaatgcctacaacaacaacaccagAATCTACCACGTCATCTACCCCTACACCAACAACTACCACAAAGCCTACTACCACAACACCAGAACCTAAAATACCGTCTACCTCGACACCAACAACTTCTACAACATCTACTACTACAACACCAGTACCTACCACAACAACGACTCCTATACCGACAACTACTCCATTCAGTGTTGCTACTGGAAGCACAAAAACTATAACATCTGGACCACAAGTTATAGAAACAACTACATCTGGTGTTCCTACTCCTACACCAACTCCCCGCTACGACTGTCCAGAATGGgacaaaaat GTCAATGAGACCTTTTACTTGTGTGACTGTCTTATGGCGAGGTGCATAGAAGACAACAAAATCGAAATTATCCCATTTGAATGCCCTCCAATACAGAACATCACCTgtgaaaatggcaaaaaaccAGTCCTCGTCTATGATGAGTATGGCTGCTGCCAATATTACGCATGTGACT GCTTTTGTGAAGGCTGGGGTGACCCGCATTACATCACATTTGATGGACACTTTTACAGCTATCAAGGAAATTGCACTTATGTATTAATGGAGGAAATTAAgcctcatttttatttgaagattTACATCGACAGTGTCTACTGTGACCCTATTGAGCATGTATCCTGTCCAAGATCTATAATTGTGTCTTACAACCACCTAGTCATAACACTCACAAATCATAATCTCATAGGAGGAGCAGAGCTAGAG GCTTTTGCGAACAACATAAAGATTCAACAACTACCATATACACGTAATGGTGTGAGAATTGTAAGCTCAGGCCTAGACTTGATCCTGAGTATTCCAATTTTGGGTGTTAATATAACATTTGGAGCCACTGGCTTTGGTGTCAATCTGCCATTCCAGCTATTTGGAAACAACACACAAGGTCACTGTG GAACATGCAACAACAACAAGGCTGATGACTGCATGATCCCTGGAGGTATCTTGGTTGATGACTGTGCAGTGATGGCAGATTACTGGCCAGCCAGTGGCGTGAACGGTGAAATTTGCACTCCACCAACAGCATTACCTACCGCTGGGGGTAACAAACCTACATCTAAGCCATGCCAAGTTCAACCCGAATGCAACCTCCTTGATAGCGA GGTGTTCAAAGCATGCCATTCCCATCTGTCCCcccaaaacttcatttttgctTGTGAATATGACAGTTGTCATATGAGCAACCCTGGCGTGGTGTGTACCAGTCTGCAGACTTATGCTAGGGCTTGCTCTCAACTAGGAGTCTGCATACACTGGAGGAACTACACTAACCTTTGCA ATATTGAATGTCCAGAAGATAAAGTCTTCAATCCTTGTGGTCCAGCCGAGCCACCAACTTGTGCTGATAT ATCTGGACAGAACACCATTAAAGTGCCCACAGAGGGCTGCTTCTGTCCTGAGGGTTCATTGCTCTTCAACAAGGATTCAGGAGTCTGTGTCAATAAATGCG gatgCCTGGATGCCTCTGGAACACCACGTGAG TTCGATGAAATTTTCGAATACAACTGCGAGGAGTGTATATGTGATAAGACCAGCAAATCTGTGATCTGTAAGCCCAAGAAGTGTCCTGATGTGATCCCTGTGAGCTGCACTGAGCCTGGCTTTGTGCTGGTCAACGTCACCGATCCGTCAGATCCATGCTGCAACAAACAAGCTTGCC ATTGTAATGCCAACATGTGCCCACCTGTAAAAACAAAGTGTGCAGTTGGATATGAACCAATCCCGGAAGTGCCTGAAGGAAAATGCTGTCAAGAAATCAAATGCG AGCCAAAGAAAGTGTGCGtccacaaaaatgttgaatatgag CCTGGTACAAAAGTCCCCATTGTTGACTGTCAGGAATGCAGCTGTACGTGGGATGTGGATCctaaaacacagtttttcaaGATCAAATGTGAATTTGTCCAGTGCAATGAGAAATGTGATCCT GGTTATGAATATATTGAAACAAATGCTAATGACTGCTGTGGAAAGTGTGTGCAAACTCACTGCATCATCAATATCGATGGCGTTGATCATATACTGAAG gaAGGAGAGTCTTTGCCCACTACAAATCTGGGCTGTGATAGAACCACATGTAGTAAAGTTAATGGACAGTTCATCACCAACAAATACACAGTCCGGTGTCCTCCTTTCAACGTTTCCAACTGCCAGCCT GGCACCGTCCAGCTGTCATCTGATGGCTGCTGCCCTGTTT GTGTGGACCAAATGAAAGGATGTCAAGTACAGACTGTTCGTGATTACATAAATCACAACGACTGTCAGTCAGAGAAGAAAATGGACCTGACATTTTGTGGTGGAGACTGTAACAGTTTTAGCAG GTACACTGAACCTGGATTGTCTACATGTACCTGTTGCCAGGCCGTTCGTGCAAGTAATCGCACAGTGAAACTTGGCTGTGTAAACGAACAAGAAGTGACCTACACGTACATCCATGTCGAGGAGTGCGCCTGTAGCAGAACTAACTGTCAAAGAGCGGGACTAGGCCACGCACTCATTGAAAACAGCAAAAGAAAACGCAGCTTAAGTCTTCCGTGA